The Fusarium poae strain DAOMC 252244 chromosome 2, whole genome shotgun sequence nucleotide sequence TCACCAAGAGTCCCCAACCTTTCCTGTTTTGTGCGTCCCTAGGTACTTTGTAATTGCTCAGTAACTGGACAAATTGTGGTACGGTGCTCACAGACGCAATGGCAACTTTACGTCTCACCTCACCTTTGCAtgagtaggtacctaggtaggtaagtacGAAGGTATTCACAGATTAAACAGCAGCTCGAAGTTGCCCTGTTTTACACCCGcaaagaagcaaaagagaCCTGTTATCTACAAGCACAAAGGAGATTCAATGGCAAAATTATGATATACGTGCTGCATGAGTTACCGCTACTGTATAGCAAGCCAAGCAAAATTTCTCCACTGCACAATATATCACAACGAAAACATAAAGAATCATTACAATACTTGATTGACAAGGCGTGAAAACTAGATAAGCATAGTTACAAATGTCCACATCAGCCAGACAGCCAACTAACCAATTCCTTGTACTGTACAATGCTAAACCTCCCTTGTACGCCTTGGCACCCGCAGATAAAAAGAATAGTAGTAATATCAATGGCGGAAAATGTGTAGCGAGTCCGAAATCCATGTCCCCATGTCTCTCACTCCTTGTACCTGATTCATGGTCTGGCCCAAAAAAAAATGCAACCCGGGTCCGTCAGAATGTCTCGTTTATTTGTAGACGTATCTCCATCACAACGTCGTCATCTCTTTTCAGTCCTTTAATCGTCAGCTGCCACCATTATCTCGGCCCCTCCAGAAAGATCCAACGGCTTTCGAGGCGTCGAGTTTCGAAACGCAGTCCTTTTGATGCTAGCAATTTTCTTGGTCGTAGATTTGGCCGTCACCTTTGTTACCGAAGCACTCTTTGCTCTGCTTACTGCAACAAGACCAACACTTGATGCTCGCCCGGCCACTCGGTTCTGGGGTGTACGCGAGTAAGTCTGAATAACGCGCTTCGTTGTCGTCTTCTTAAGAATGGCCCCTGCCGAGACGCGTTGCTTTGCGGGCGACTTGGAGCTCAGAGCTGTTTTCTTCGCAGTCGCTGTAACTGTCGAAACACCCTTCTTAAAAGCACTTGCTGCGCCCTTTGCAACCTTTGAGCTGGCATTCGAAATGGCTCGCTTCACCCCCTTCGCAGGCTGaaccttgcgcttcttggcGTTGTTGCCGCTGTCGCCTTCATCGCCAACGAGTTCCTTGAGCTTGCGCTTGCCAGCTTTCACGGCACCCTTAACTGCATTCTTGAGGTCCGTCTTGGGTTGCTTGACTTCACGCGGCTTTGGACCGAGGACACCGCGGCAGTTAGGTTCACCGCAGAGGCACTTCTGAACATTCTTCGCCGAGAATGGGTCAAAGTTGTAATCGTAGGTCAGTTCATCACCTGTCATGATGGGTTTGTCGCCAGCAAACAGGGCCATTCGCGGCTGTCCGGAAACGATCCATTTAATCATTCTGCAGTTGGGATTGCAGCTGTGATTCACGAAACGCGCGATGCTTCCTGTAGTGGCGTCTATGATCATGTTTTGATCAAAACTCATGAGATAGTAGCACTTTCTAGTTAATATGATTGACCAATCAGAATTGACGAATAATTTCGAAACTTACCTCGTTGTCTTTATAGACCTCTGTCATGCGGCGTTCACACTCCTCCTCGGTAATTATTTCACCAGCGTACTCCATGATGATTTGGTTAGGTCTGAAGCATCGGTTGCTTCGTACGCCATATCCACGGTCAGAGGTTTTGATCACTTCAACACCAACTCGATACTTTCCACCCCGGTTTCTTCTTGCTGTCAAATTGGCGAACGCACGGTTGGTGCAATACTTCTTGCCAGCATTGCAATTCTGCTCATCACATTCATACAGCATAATTCTGTTTTGACAACTTTCGCCGCAACCATCCTCTGGCTTGCAGACACACTTTGAAGAATAGTCATGGAAAAGGGGCGATTTTCGCCAGTAGTCTTTGGATTCGCCAATAAAGCGATCTAAAACATGTTAGTACCAGCGTTACAATATCGGCATTAAACCTACTtttcgtcatcttcttccactcATCAGGCTTGGGTTGACctggaggaagaggatggCAGACTTGATACGGGAGCTTGAAATCGCGGCCGTCAATAAGCGTTCGCAGGCCATTGAAGATAGGCAGGGGCATGGTCTTGTTAACACGACCGCTGGGGATAAGCTCGGGCAGCTGGGCAAGGTTCTTCTTGTCCGCCACAGACAGTCCTTTAAAAATATCGGTGGGGGCATCCTGGCCCGCATAAAGACCCTTGATGAGATACTTCTTGGGTTTGCGATTCCTCAATCTATTCGTAGGTTCGGGCTCGGCTTCCTTGGGCTCTTCGGTAACTGGCTCAGGTTCAGCCTTCTTTTTTGGTGGCGGCGCGGGAGCTTTAGGATCGACGAATTTCCCATTAGACCAAACGCTCTGAATCACGGGCTTTTCGTCAATATGGGCAAACTCCTTTGTGTCCTGCAGACGTCTAAGCTCGCGTGACAAGGGCGTTTCGGCGTCCATAGATTTGCGACTCCGTTTAGAGACCTTTGACTTTTTGTTGACAGGCGTAGCTGCGATAGGCGCAATGGTACTGGAACGACGCGTTGAAGGACGCCTGTTTGGCAAGTCCTCCTCCAAGATCCTTTGGCGGCGAGTGCGCGGCGAATCGAGTTTGCTGGCTGACTGTGTGACTCCTAGCGCGTCAATGCCACTTCGGACTGTTTCGGGTGTCGCACCCTGAACAGGGCTGGAAGGTGCTGAACCGTTACCAGGGAAGACTGGACCAGAAACAgttcgtcttcttcgtcgtcgaTCCGCTACAATATCACCTTTGGCGCGTCGCTTTCCGTGGCCGGCTGTACCACTCAATTGAactaaattatatataggaGCGCTCAAGCGGTTGCGGCGAGAGCGTGTTGGAGCAGGCGGCGGCGGATCGACGGTGCTGACGGAGTCTGAAGGCTCGATCGGGTCGGATGTAGTAAGCGTGATTTCAGGAGACTCGAGGTCGAGTGCAACATGAACAACATCGCGCTTAGGCGATTCGGAGTGAAGACTGGCTTCATCGGCAACGGTAGTAGGAGGCGTAGAAGTCGTTGACGCGACATTAGAGGAGGAATCGTCCGTGACACCTACCTCGAAGGCGCCCTCGGAGGTCAAGACGAGTGCCATGTTGGCAGGGTAAGAGGTCGCCTCGGATGTAGTATACTGCTTTGACGCGAAATGTTCAGAACCAGAAAGTCATTCGGATTTGACTGAGGAAAAAATGTGTGAAAATAATATCCCAAACTGATTAAAAAttgaaaagagagagaaataACGTAAAAAGTCAGGATTGATGGAGTtccaaaaaaagaaaaggtaaAGAGGGTGTAAAGAGGTAAATGGAGTTGAGAAGCAAACGCGGCGCGCTCAGAGATGAGAGTGGGATCGGGAAGGAGAGAGTGGGCGACCAAGGCCAAGTGCTAGTGGATGGTGCTTTCCCCCCGCGCGCGCCAGTCCAACCTAGACTGGTCCAGGGCAGGCAAGAAGAGCCAGGCCAAGGTCGAAGACTACCCGGGTAGGAGGCTTGGTACGTACTTCAATATTTGggaaggtaggtaggtaggaagATAACAGGCGAAAAAAGAGGAGTAAGGAAAGATCGGATTTGGCGATCAGAAAGAGAATACGGAGAGAGTGTCAAGTTGACGTGTAAGGTTGGTGTAAGGAAGAAGATATCGAGATATGACATAGGGAGGAAgacaaaggaagaagagaaataTATATGTACCTTGTTCAATAGATGTGACAGGAGTGTGAATCAGTTTTGGACGATCGAGAAAACGCGTATCAGCGGTACAGGTAAACAACAAGAGTCGAGTCGGGATGTTTAAAGATGAGTTAAACAAAAACTGTTGTTGGCTCTTGGTCGCGTCGTTTGGTTGATGTAAGGAAAAAGTGGGATAAGTGGCCGGGCCAGGTCAATACGTGACAGGATAATAGCAGGAGCACGAAAGAACAGGAGGgggtagattatgaggatcaaaaaaaagagaagaagaggtaaAGGTAAGGTAAAGgtgaaagtgaaagtgaaagtgaaagtgaaagtgaaagtgaaagtgaaagtgaaagtgaaagtgaaagtgaaagtgTTGTAAAGAATCCAACAGTGGAGAACAGAGTCTTGTGTGTGAGTGTAATACACACAATATGTCCTGCCTCTAGCTATGTCTCTCGGCAGTACAGTCGAGATGCAGTTGTTAGAAGGATGACAGAATTTGGAGGTTGGGAGGAGAAACAAGGGAGTTTGGCTTGTTCGCCCCTTaggcctacctacctaggctgagctgagctgaggcAGGGAGGAGTACAATCATCAATTGGATGCGAGGATGAGCATGGCTGGCCGACTGGCTGATTTTCGAGGGAAGGCAAGGTAGGTAAACGCGAGTTTCTTAGACCGAAACCATATGGACCGCCTGAGACGAGATGCGCAACACTGCTTTGGTCACATTAAATGCAATCTGTTTGTGAAACCATTCGCGGTGTTGAAAAAATTCCATCCTTTCTTCTGGCAATATTTAAAATGCAACTATACTTGTTCAGACTCTACATTGTTCGAGTTACAGGCTCCTTCTCAAATGTCTCAACCTCGTCGTGCCTGCTTTGCCACTTGGCGCCTTGACGATATCTGACTCAGATATCACTATCTTTCGAAAAAAGAGATAAAGAACGATATGTCACATAAATCCAACAGAACGGGCATCTGAATACGGATATGATATATCGTTGGGCGAGTTTACAGTTTCGCTAGCTACGTGACCCAAGATAGCCTCAACCGCTCGGCTACCATGGAGCCTAAAGTGGTTTTGCCAGCACAGACTTGATTATCGAACAAGGAAGCAATACTCATGATCCATTGGGATAATTGTATCCGTTTCCagaataataaaactatagtTCTACAAGTTTCTCGTGAGTGACGTTGCATTACTCAGGGGCCAGAGCGCCAGTCACCTCCGAAAAGGGCCGGTACTGAGGTTCTCACGGACAGCCAAACAAGCAATTGCCCGTCAGAGAGACATACTCACAAACCCACAGCCACCTATGCGAGTTCCCGAATGAGTTGctactattataaatagaacAAAAATATGTTTTACATATTTCACATCGTCACGACCGTGACTGGGTCTGTTGCCTTGCATCTTCTCCTCGCCGGATGACACTCCTTTGCAGCAGCATAAACAAAGATACTAAATCTTTATACTCCATAGTCTCTTAAAATATCGACGACGTTTCAAACATCaagaataatttaatatcATTAGTCTCAGCGATGTCTGCAATAGATGCCCAGATATGTAACCTGAGGATCATCAAGTCACGGGGTCTAATCCAAGCTTCAGTCCCCTGCAACTCTCCAGCGCAACCATGGCAGTCATACATCCTGACGATTCTAGTATATTCGGCATGGACTGTTTACTTACCTCCCTGTACTCTGATGTTATATCGCGATTTCTTTAGCCTACAACTATATCATGACTATCCACAAAGATATTGTCGAGTATATCAGCGTCTCGGAAACCAGACAGCTTCCGTCTGTGCAGCAGCTACCTCTTTAAGCTCGTAGCAGTTCACTTCCTTTAACCTTCTGTGCATCTCAGAAAAGATAGAAAACCTCGACGACAGGTAGACTATAGCTTTCGTCAAACACCATGACCATGCACTAAATGACATGTGATTTGTTGGGGCACTGGAAAATAGGGCTGCACCACATTGTTAGTATCACTTCATTTGTATAATACATTCTACTATCATGGAGCTGACAATATACTCTTTCTGTACAGCAGTCGAGTTGCTGATTTTGTTATATCCATAAGCCATAGACCAAATGCTGTGAGTTCGGTCTCTGACATAATCAGAACTATAGGCCTCGATGTCGCTTAACGGCACTGATACACTATCGTAGATTATTATCTCTAGCTACTGGTCACTTATCTAGAAGAGTAATTGTTGTCCATAGCTGCAGCAAACCTCGTATTACAAAGCACTGGAAAGTAAGCATTTGTTCTCAACACTCTCAAATACAATTCAGGATATACTCATGCGACAGCAATACAAATGCATGCTCACCAGAAACGGAATCGACGTCGCATTTGATACTACTCGAGGATACCATATTTCTAGAGCAATACTCAACTTAATAAACTCATTTCCAGCAACCCAAGGGGGGTATTGTTTATGGTATCAAATCCCATGGTTGTTTGGTGTCTCCCACTCCAGAGTttcgtttttcttctttctaggCCATACAATCTAAGCAGtggtctccttcttctccacttCGGCGATAGCAGCAGgcacctccttcttctcagcatTATCAGCTGGATCGACGGTCAGCTTCTCGAGAGCTTCTTCGATGGGCTTTTCACCGGCTTTCTCAACGGCCTTCTCAGCAGTCTCTTCCTTGGCTGCTTCAACTGGAGCAGAAATTGGGGCAGTGACTGCCTCCACGCCATTAGGGATTGGCGTAACGGCAGCTGGCTCAGTAGCGACTACAGGCTCGGCAAGGATGGTGTTCTGGGCAGCAGGAGCTGGCTCTGTAGTGGCTCGAACATCCTCGGCAGAAGAGCTAGAGTCATGGGCGGCGGGAGTTGGTTCGGTGGTGACAGGAACATTCTCAGCAGCAGAGTCGGAGCCCGCGGCTACAGGAATGGCAGTAGGCTCGGTGACAGAAGACTTGGGAGAAGCTACGTCAGTCTCACCAGCCTCGGTCAGCAAAACAGTTTGGCCCTCTTTAACACTGGGTCCAAGGCCACCGTATTCCTTAggcaaagaagaagcaatgCTCTTCAACTCCGTAGACAGTGTAGTGCCAGAAGTCATGGGGTGGAATTTGCGAAGAGTAGCAGGGGCAAGGAAGAGCTTCATGGCACCAAACATCCATCCCATGATGGCAGGAACGTTGACAAAGTACTTGTGAGAAAGCAGCTCTGGGTAGGCCATAGAGAAGACGGAAATTGTTTCTTTGCTGGCAGCCTTTACAGCAGGATCGACACGGAAAAAGCTGACGTTGAGGTAGTCATGAACTTGGATCATTTGGTAAGGATCCTCGCCTCCTTCAGGGATGGGCTCAGTGACTTTGTCCAGGTTGAGCTTCTGAACACTTATCTCCATGATGGCAGCACGCCACTTGATGAATCTAG carries:
- a CDS encoding hypothetical protein (BUSCO:12363at5125), which translates into the protein MALVLTSEGAFEVGVTDDSSSNVASTTSTPPTTVADEASLHSESPKRDVVHVALDLESPEITLTTSDPIEPSDSVSTVDPPPPAPTRSRRNRLSAPIYNLVQLSGTAGHGKRRAKGDIVADRRRRRRTVSGPVFPGNGSAPSSPVQGATPETVRSGIDALGVTQSASKLDSPRTRRQRILEEDLPNRRPSTRRSSTIAPIAATPVNKKSKVSKRSRKSMDAETPLSRELRRLQDTKEFAHIDEKPVIQSVWSNGKFVDPKAPAPPPKKKAEPEPVTEEPKEAEPEPTNRLRNRKPKKYLIKGLYAGQDAPTDIFKGLSVADKKNLAQLPELIPSGRVNKTMPLPIFNGLRTLIDGRDFKLPYQVCHPLPPGQPKPDEWKKMTKNRFIGESKDYWRKSPLFHDYSSKCVCKPEDGCGESCQNRIMLYECDEQNCNAGKKYCTNRAFANLTARRNRGGKYRVGVEVIKTSDRGYGVRSNRCFRPNQIIMEYAGEIITEEECERRMTEVYKDNECYYLMSFDQNMIIDATTGSIARFVNHSCNPNCRMIKWIVSGQPRMALFAGDKPIMTGDELTYDYNFDPFSAKNVQKCLCGEPNCRGVLGPKPREVKQPKTDLKNAVKGAVKAGKRKLKELVGDEGDSGNNAKKRKVQPAKGVKRAISNASSKVAKGAASAFKKGVSTVTATAKKTALSSKSPAKQRVSAGAILKKTTTKRVIQTYSRTPQNRVAGRASSVGLVAVSRAKSASVTKVTAKSTTKKIASIKRTAFRNSTPRKPLDLSGGAEIMVAADD
- a CDS encoding hypothetical protein (TransMembrane:1 (o247-266i)), with the protein product MSAGQDKTAAAPASTEAPTAPAVVEPAAEATAEVANEKPAQAGASAPETPLAKLDGRLDEICSKAHHKEMWGVQLSSISHIPTMVVLQKFLRANNDDPIAAEKQLTQALEWRKKMNPTALVTQTFDKNKFDDLGFVTVHSGENNKETIITWNIYGAVKDKKATFGNVEEWVFIKWRAAIMEISVQKLNLDKVTEPIPEGGEDPYQMIQVHDYLNVSFFRVDPAVKAASKETISVFSMAYPELLSHKYFVNVPAIMGWMFGAMKLFLAPATLRKFHPMTSGTTLSTELKSIASSLPKEYGGLGPSVKEGQTVLLTEAGETDVASPKSSVTEPTAIPVAAGSDSAAENVPVTTEPTPAAHDSSSSAEDVRATTEPAPAAQNTILAEPVVATEPAAVTPIPNGVEAVTAPISAPVEAAKEETAEKAVEKAGEKPIEEALEKLTVDPADNAEKKEVPAAIAEVEKKETTA